CCTTAATGTCTGGTCCTTGCctcataaaattttgaaactgcTGGGCTAGGATTTGTTACTTGTGACCGGCTCTATTGTCTAACTAATTGTGAAAGAATTGGGATGAATATTTTGGTCTTAAACAGGAAGAAATcttgattaaaatattaaccATGTTGGAAAGATAAGGACATTGAATTGTTCCATCATTGTCCTTACTTTTATCAGGAATTCCTTTTGTTTTATAGTTCACCCAACAATTATGTATATATCCATGTTGGTTTTGGTACATAATTACTGGAAGAAATCTTTACCTCAGTCCCATTTACAATTACTGAGATCTAGAACTTCAGCATGTCACTACTCACTAATATTGGTAAATGAAACTTACCTGGTGAAATTGGGCAGGTTCTAAATGGCAATCCATACAATAGAAAGTGTGATGTGTACAGTTTCGGAATATGCTTATGGGAGATATACTGCTGTGACATGCCATATCCTGACCTTAGCTTCTCAGAAGTGACATCAGCTGTCGTACGACAGGTATGTAAAATGTATTAAGTGGCTTTGCGAGGATAAACTAACTATTTATTGGGAAACATCAACCTGTACAATTGTTAGTTTATTTGCAAATGGTATCTACTGTTTATACATCTCTACTCGTTGCTTTTTATTGTAACTAGATTCTTTATGGAACTGCAGAATTTGAGGCCAGAGATTCCGCGATGTTGTCCTAGCGCTCTGGCCAATGTGATGAAAAGATGTTGGGATGCGAATCCTGACAAGAGGCCAGAGATGGATGAAGTGGTGACCATGTTGGAAGCTATTGACACTTCAAAGGGTGGAGGTATGATCCCTCATGATCAGCCTCAGGGTTGTTTATGTTTTCGCAGTTATCGAGGACCTTGAAAGATTTTTCACTGTCAAGGAAATTGATTATGGAGGGATGATATACAGGTTCTGGAAATCAGtttgtattttatttgattgaagGAATAGGGAAGGAAGACTCCAGGATGAAATGCATACACAAAAAGTGTGAAAGCAACAGTTAATGAAGAGCTCTGCAATTACTTGATACTTTGTTGGgctataattttttgtaaagcTAATTGTGCTCTCTCCTCATTGCACCcatttttatgatatttctaTGTAAGTTGTACACTTGACAGTAGTAGCATGGATTGTTCGGACACTAATATCAAAGTCCTGATGGGTCATTTGATGTCCTATGAAGCCTACAAGTGATCAGTTTTGGGAAGATTTGCTCGTGTGCAGAAAGACATGACCTATATAATATGTGGAATAAATATACAATTTGGCCATTAAATGATGTTATATGTTGTAGATTGAGGAAAGCTTTTGTTTATACATTTGACACTTAAAATAGTAAACTTGATGACAAGTATATTGAAGTTATCTACTTGTTATCAAGTTTATTTCTACGGTCAAAAACTTTAATGGTGTGGTTGGTAGAGTGGAATGGAATtgagaataaatatttgaaCTAAAGTAGTGTGATAAAAGTATGAGActcactaattttttaattttttttcttcattttcactttatttcttCTCTATCAAACACACTATAAAGGATCAGAACAAGACAAGTAACATTTTGAGACTATGTTGCTGTATATCCTCATAATATATGATTTTGTGGTTAATTATGTCCTTTTGAACCAATAGAATTATGTTGAAAGGAACCTATTAAGGACAAGAGTTCATAACATCACTAGAAACAAAAAGATTAATGCTAACCCAtgtaattaattgttaaatggTTCAATCTTGCATGATATTTTAAATGTGAAAATCTTTGTGAGAATATCAAATtcccttcaaaaaaaaaaaaaaaagttccagATGTTTGCAAATACTAACCATCAAAGCTCAGATTGAAAAGGTTTCTTCTATGAAATTAACCAGTTGACCCAATGTTCATTCCAAACATCATCCAAAACAAGCCATGTTCTCAAATCAAATCTCTGCTTCAAATTATCCATCACTTTTGTCATCTAAAAGGTTCATTATTAGGGGCCACTTTGCTTTTAACTCTGCTATGTATAAACGATCTTCTGTTAGAGATTCTTTGGTGTTCTCCGACTGTTTCTGATCTGTAAATGATATCTTCCATTTTACTTTATTAACTTGCAAATAAAGATAACTTTAGATTAGAGAAGTTCCCTATACCTTCTTTTGGGTTACAACTTCAGAAGAAACTTCATATGATAAGATACCAGCTACATAAACAGAATTAGATCATGGAACCATTTTTGAATCAGTTCTGCATCACACTAGGCCGTGCTTCAGCTGCATATATGGTTGACTTCAACTTTTGGAAGCAACTTCTGGTCAAAAGATTCTTTCCCTGGTCGAAGCTCACAACCACAGGTGTGGAAAATGACataattacataaatataaGCAGAGAGAATCTCCACCAAACTTCCTCAGCCACATATGATGTTGGAGACGAGGAAGGTAATTGCAGACATGCTATAAGATTGGTATACTATAGGGAAATCAATGACTTTCACATGCTCACATGGTGTGAAACTCggaatatttggatgatgcaaTATCCACCACCAAAGAAAGATGCTTTGTTctctttagatatttttttcttgttagaaATTGTGAAAGAGAATCTTTAATATGCATGCATATAAATACCAGTTAAAGATGAGAGCTGAATCTTTATTATCGTATATAAAAATTTAGACGCGGGCTATTAAAAGGTCACCTAAACTTTTCCAACTTTTACCATTTTACCATTTAGTTATGTAAGCAAATTTACTCTTTGGTTGAGCAACTTTTTAATGATTCTTAATCTTATATGCTCAACTGCAGCTATTTTATCACAAACTAGTGTAATTACACCCCTCTGGAATTCCATTAAACATAAAAGAGTGATGGTCTCTGTGTCTTTACCCCTCCAATTAGCAATGCTGAAACTAAAATAACTTCACACAAATTCCCTTATAAATTTCTGAGATAATCAAAGCTCTTTTTTAACTGCTGGATCGTTTATTTGTTTTAGGTATAAGTACAATAATGTAATCCCACGATGTTATCTTCAATCCTTCAGGCAATTTCCCATTAAAAGTGTGGAagaatatttttcactttttttttttgcatagaaAAAATGGTTTATTAATATTTCAGAGGTGATTAGAGAAAGAAAATACTACATAAAAACTCGGACAAAGAACCATTCCGGAAAACCATTGAATTGCATATGCTAGTGCCCAAAGAATTAGGTGAAtttctatatatgtatatttgtgtCACATTACTAGCTAAAATAACCGTCACAAGGCTTTTGGTCTTGTGCTAACTTGAGTGTTGTTCCTTTAATGTTGGAGTTTGTGCTCTAaggcaaaattaaaataattctctCTTCAGATAAGAATAACTCCAGTACATGAATGTCAGAAACTGTATGAGTATGACCTACAATTTCCTCACTGaacaatcataattttattcatgAATTGGTAGAATGAAAGTTACAAGCCGGGGTGGTGAATAGTCTTAAAACAGAATAAAATCTCAAGCTGTTTAACTGAATGCTAGGTTCTAGTAAAATGAATAATGGCTTTTCCAATAGCAATGGAAACAAACTAGGGGGAGTGAACTTTGCAATGTAATAGCCAGCATTCCTGAATAGCCTTGAAGCAAGTGCCAATAAACACTCATGCGGTATTTGATAGCAAAAACACAGAACTAGCCAGCAATTTTGTAGGTTGGATTTACCAAATTATCCAGCCCAGAAACTACTTTAATGGATTCTATGACATCACCAACTTTGAGGTCTGCCAAGTAATCCTCATTTTCTGTTACATAGCCAAAGACTGCATATCGACCATCCAATATATTGGCATTACTGGGAGTTAGCTCACTTTCTTTCAATAGCCAAAATATCTGGCTGGAGGCAGAGTTGTCCTCAAATTCCTATTCAAACAACATAAAAGGAGTAAATagaagcaagaaaaaaaagattagcATGCTTAAAGAACAGCAATGTCAAAGAATAGATTCTCCTCACATCTCTTGCCATTGCCATTGTACCGAAAGCATTAAAGGGAAGCTTTGTTTGAGCCTTGTATAGACCAAGCTCCTGTCCAACAGATTATTGCCAACAAATGAGAAAGTTTTTCCACCTTGAGAAGATAAGAGGAACAggtttgaaaacataaaatacatcAAAGTGAAACTTCATGCCAGAAACTAATACTAGTAAAAGAACATTAGTTTCTTCTGAACATAAAATGAGGTTTGCGGTACAGGCCTCAATAGGTGTGAAAAGGATTGCATAAAACTGAACTTACTTTGAACAGACAAGAATGTCACTTGATTTTCCCACATCAGTTCTAGGAAAAAACTCttcttatttatgttttctgtttttcctcACATTAAGTAATTAGATAAACCATACaccatcactttttttttttttatctttctctttcaccgagggcgagccctggagcagcggtaaagttgtgccttggtgacttgttggtcatgggttcgaatccggaaacagtctctttgcatatgcaagggtaaggctgcgtacaatatccctcccccataccttcgcatagcgaagagcctctgggcaatggggtacgaagtttttatctttctctttcacCCTTGATAAAGTCAAGGCTCTATGCCAGCCTAAACTCAACAAATAGTGGATCATAAACTCCTCCTTGATATACCATTTGGAACTTGGAAGTCCTATAACTTAGCTTTAGTCATCaatatttatgttttctgtttttcctcACATTAAGTAATTAGATAAACCATACaccatcacttttttttttttatctttctctttcacCCTTGATAAAGTCAAGGCTCTATGCCAGCCTAAACTCAACAAATAGTGGATCATAAACTCCTCCTTGATATACCATTTGGAACTTGGAAGTCCTATAACTTAGCTTTAGTCATCaatatttatgttttctgtttttcctcACATTAAGTAATTAGATAAACCATACaccatcacttttttttttttatctttctctttcacCCTTGATAAAGTCAAGGCTCTATGCCAGCCTAAACTCAACAAATAGTGGATCATAAACTCCTCCTTGATATACCATTTGGAACTTGGAAGTCCTATAACTTAGCTTTAGTCATCAATATGAATGGTAGtaccaaaaagaaataaagaaagaacAATAATACGCTGTAGATTCATGGACCCCTATAAAGATTTCTCTAATGATATGTGCAGCACGTGTGATTCATGCTCCGAAATAGATGCTAAGCTATTCTTACATTGTACAGCAGCCAATTACATTTGGAATAGGTTGTTTGGAATTTTTTGTGACACTAGGTGTGTCCTCTTGGCTTGAGACAGTTTCTATCGACCAGTTTCTTGGTCTTTGAAAGGACTATGGGGAGAGAGGCTTTAGGGCAATGTGCTtttcatgatatattttttcaatcaaatGCTCATATTTCCAAGACTCACTCATTgtattgatattttcttttccaGTTGCATAGCCTTATTATGTTGCATTTGTTAAGGATGGTATCTTAGCTGTCTCTTTTTTCTgtacttgtattttcttttgtaatgCAATTTCCTGTTAATGCATAAAGTTGAtacattcttttttcttaattcaaATGTCGCTTCTTTGTTACAATTTTCTGACTCACACAAGCTTAGCTCACTCCAGCATCGACTTGCTAACACATTATACAAATGCAAATGTGCAAATATATAACATGCCCCAAGAGTAATAAGCAGATGAAGATTACCTCTAAAGTTGATCCATAAACAGGTGCCTTTTCTCCATTCACCGTAATTTCTAATGGTATTGTCCTGATTTTCTCTGTACTTGGATCAATAAAACCCTCAGCAGGTCCTTCAGGATCACCAGTTTGGACAACAAACCCATCCGCtgcacaaaatataaaaaattcaaaaaataaaatttaaaactatctTGGTGAAAGTGTTACTAAAGAGGAAAGCAGTACAGAGAAGCCCATTTTGGATATCCACATAAAAAACTACAGATGTCAATAATGGTAAAGGATCGTTCAGCTTCCATTGAATAAGATAAAATACTGTTAACTCATCCTCATTAAGggttaataatataaatgtatACATCCTTGATCCTTCCCTGTCATTTCCTGCATTTTTGGCTAAGTGCAATGAGTGAAACTAGCATACCTAGTatctatgttaaaaaaaattgctagaGAAGGTCTAAACTCTAAACATTATTTACCAAACCAGCTATAGCTAAAAGGGAAATCAAAAGCAAAAATGCATGTCCTATAAAGACCAGATTTATTACCTCTTTGGATTTCCATGCCATCATAGAAGTGCCTTTCTaccaaatcaacaaaatttCCAGCAGTTACAGGGGCATTATAACCATCAAGAACGATGTGGAAAACACATTCATCCAGGTTTGGATTGTCTTTAACCTTGACCTTCATATCCACTGCTGCTCTCCCCTTCAATAAAGGCATATTTTGGTATTCCTCAGGTACTTCAAATGGGAAGCCATCAACCATGTCTTCTTCAACACTGCAGAAATGCAATGCCCCAGGAACATCTCAGCTGCAGTCAATGAAAGGTTCTATATGAGAAAAGTCTTTCTCAAGAAGATTAATTTTCTAAGTCCTCCTCAATTTTCTATTGTTAGAAGGAGGATCAGTGTTTGCCAACATCTGATAGAACCAGTTTACCAGAGGCCGAGGAAAGTCTGTTCATTAACTGAACTGAGTTTGGATTCAGCTCAGTCAAATCAGACCAAACATGGCAGGTTTTACAACCAAATCAGTCTAGAGGGATCTACTGGTTGCAAATCTCTTATGCAATATCTGTGAAGCACCAACACGGCCCCAAACAACGGTGTCCCGTTTCTGACACGCCCGACGACACGGACACGTGCCGGACACGCATTCGCTGTGTCcagcttttttttattgtaacctTTGACACAATTCTGAACACGGGAAGCCAAGAGACATGACAcagcttttgttatttttttttttttcaaaatcatatttttttaaatcttaaaagataaaagattatattttaaattataataatagattAGACATTTTATTATTTCCTCTTCACACTTCCTCTTCACATCAtttatgcttcctttttttttttttaatcttaaagataaaatattatattttaaattataataacaaattaGAATTTAGATTAAATCAAATTAGAATAACAACATTTCCTCTTCATGTCAGTCGTGCCACTCCTTCATTCATGTACGTCTTCACTAGTTCCCTCGTTCAAGTCTATTCATTACTGGTTTGAGTTTGTTGTTGCCGCTGTTTGTTTAGCTTATGACCTTCGTAGCGTTTACTCTGACTCGCTGTTTGTGGTTGTTGACCTCTGACGTACTGTTTTGGTTCTGACTGGATGCATTGTAACTTTGTAAGATTTGCACCTTTGAAACCTTTTCTTTACTTtccaatttttataaatttttcttcatctttcgtAGGCTCATAagaatttttagtttaatatttttttctttactttcttaccTACTAATACATTTAATACTttctgatttttaattttatatcctATTTTGataatagtttttaaatataatagttaaccattcatagttttttttaaaaaaattggtcattgtgttcttattttttatttttattatattgattaattGTAGAGATGAGTACTTCTAATCAAGTTAAATAATATGTTTCAAAGATTAAAAGTCTAAGTGGAGGTGGTGGAAATTTTGAAGTTAGATGCAATTTTTGTGACCGTTTTTAATGGGTCTTACACTAGAGTAAGAGTAtacttttcaaaaattataggaaaaggaaTTAGAAGTTGTTAGAAGATAACTCCTTCAAGGCTTGGGAAACTTACAAAGATGGATAATGAGGCTACGTTAAGAATAGAGATTAAGAATAGAGAGGTCAAAGAAAAAATTTGTCTCTTTACCTCCGATGTCTAACCAAGAGACAACCAATGCTAATCCAAAAACGAGAAAGACTCTTGAAGGTTCTTTTAATATGCAAGCTAGAGAGACCCTTGATTATGAAATTGTCAGAATGTTTTATTCTTCAGGACTACCATTTCATTTACCAAGGAATCCTCACTATAGGAAGACGTTCTCTTTTGCTGCCAACGATAATTGTATATCTGGGTATCAACCTCCAGGTTACAATAAGTTGAGAACCTTACTTGCAAATGAAAGAAGACATGTAGAGAACCTATtacaaccaataaaaaatacatggaAAGAAAAATGTGTAAGCATTGTAAGTGATGGGTGGAGTGATCCTCAGAGAAGACTTCTTATCAATTTCACGGTTGTGATAGAGAATGGACCAATGTTTTTAAAGGCGTTAGATTGTTCTGATGAGGCAAAAGATAGGGATTAGATTGTTCTGATGAGGCAAAAGATAGGGATTTCATAGCTGAACAAAAGAGGGATGTAATTATGGAGGTTGGTCACTTGAATGTAGTACAAATTGTAACTGATGATGCACATGTAGGTAAGGCAGCAAGTTTGATCATAGAGGCTGAGTTTCCTTCCATTTATTGGACTCCTTGTGTTGTGCACACCTTAAATcttgcattaaaaaatatatgtgcagccaagaacacaaaaaaaataatgaggtttATGAAGAATGTTGTTGGATCACACAGATTGTTGACGACGCCATGTATGTTAGAAATTTTATCTTGGATCATTCTATGAGATTATCAATGTTCAATTCATTCAACACATTGAAGTTGCTAGCTCTTGCTCCCACAAGATTTGCTTCCACCATAGTGATGCTAAAGAGGTTTAAACATTTGAAAAAAGGACTTCAAGAGATGGTTATTAGTGAGCAGTGGTCTTCTTATAAGGCAGATGATATTAACAAGGCAAAATTTGTGAAAGAGACATTGTTGGATGACATTTGGTGGGACAAGgttgattatatattttctttcactaCTCCTATCTAAGATGTTCTTAGAAAAATAGATACGGATGCAGCTTGTCTTCATTTGGTGTATGAAATGTGGGACTCAATGATTGAAAATGTGAAGAAGGTCATATATTGACatgaaagaaagggagaaggTGAAGAATCTACCTTTTATAAGGTAGTACATGAAATATTAATGGACTGTTGGACTAAGAGTAACTCACTTCTTCATTGTTTAGCTCATTCTTTAAACCCAAGGTGATACATTATATTCTTTCATTTATAAAGTCTATTTTTTCCATATGTTTCTAtatgttataaacatttttatattatagatATTATAGTCATGATGACTAAGTGAAGATTCAAATAGAATTCCTCCACACTAAGATGGAGAATTAGTCATGAAAGATTGAAATGCTTTAAAAGGTATTTTGATGATCATAATGAAAGAAGCAAGTGAATGTAGAGTTTGCAAACTTTTCTGGTGAAAGAGAAGACTTTGATGATATTGACCCTTTAAGGGTTAGAGGTCTAATGGAGGCAAAGTCTTGGTGGCTAGTTCATGGTGCTCATGCACCAACACTTCAAAAGATTGCTCTTACGTTACGAGGACAACCTAGTTCATCATTGATTGAACAtttgtagtttaatatttttctattcttcttaaCTCAATTGACATCTCCTTGACTCTTATATTTCTCACCTTAACTCAGTTTTGGTCTTAGGCAAATGAATGAGCTTAATTGAGAATTGTAGTTAAATTTCAgattttgtgcttacttgaccTATCTGCCTTGTGCAGGGCCTAGAGGACACTACAGAACTCCAAATGGAACCTATAAGTAGTCCCTGGAAAGATAAGAAAAAGCTTTTCAATTTTGTTACAACTAAGCTTTGGCCAATTCTGTCACCTCGAGGGTCAAATTAAGCTTGGAAGTCAGAACCTCTACACTTGAATAATTGGACAGCGAGTTTGGACTTTTGGtttgtgtaattagttttgttaggtagttagttagttaggtaGTTAGTTACTAACACTATATATTGGTGTTAGTTAGTTAGTGACTGAACTTCATTGGGAGAAAAACTTCACTAGAACTTCGTTTTGtacaaaacttgttgtgcaagctttctcttatctctttttctctcaattgttcTTTATTCTTCTTCATATTTTCACTTCTATTCCACCATTTTCTTACACAAATTTCGTGGTTTCTCCattggtgatgatcatggaGGGCTAAACAATTAATCAATTCAAGGATCCACTGCAAGCAAAATTGAATTTGAGTCCTGGTTTGGTTTTCCTACTTTGTGAATGTTCTTCATTCTcttcaatcctatttttgtttttcatgattGTGATTATGTTTAAGGTTGAAAATGGATTAGGTTAtggattcatttcctaatttgaaaattaatcaCAGACTGTTTGGATGATTGTCCATTCTAATTTGCGATTTCAAACAATTTAGAGATTTGATTCGATTAAACTTTCTATAATGCATTTGAGTGAACTTTCACACCAAACATCATTCGTAGTaactatgataattttatttacattggtttggtgaattggattgatgcttTTAAACTTGAAATATGTTCTATTCTTGTTCAGTGTTGTTTCTTCAACTCTGTTCCTGTATTTTTGTATTCTTTTATAACCGCTCACAAACTATTCGATAAAACTCTCCCTTTCTATTTATAAGTGAATGAATGTAGGAATCATATTGAATCATATTTCTGAATTCGACCTAAGTTAATCTTGTGCTACAGAATTtcctaattttatttgtttttgaacGATTTGACAATCGTTATCAATCATCATGTTGTGAAAGAAACTGGAGTACTTactctttcattcattcaataaaaagaaacaagatgACATCTCATCGGGCAGAGGATCTAGTATTTGTTTATAGTAATCTTCGTCTTCTTTCAAAAAATTTCccacaatatcatcaagaagaaactaaAATGTGGGAAATTGCAGGAGATGAGTTTGGATCACTTgataagaatgaaattcttgaaGTTGCTAATTTATCCCTTGATGAACTAgaattagaaattatatttttcaatgatgatgatcaagaaggaagaggaagaacTTAGATCGATTAggattaacaattttttatttatcttttcaatTATGATGATTTATCTTGATACTTTTTTAGGTGAGActctttattaaatatattaacaagtttatttttagattattttttaagtttttgtcttgtgaaattttcttttgaatgaTAATGGTGctacttaatataattttttgatgcttatatatatatatatatatatatatatatatatatatgccatgTCCCTGTGTCTTACATTTTAGAATTTAGCAGTGCTGCGATGTCGGTGTCGGTGTCGGAGTTCATGCTTCATAGTGCAATATCAGGTTGTCCAAATGAATGCTTTTCAATGACTACCTGACTAACTAAACATGACCCCTTGCAGCACAATTAGTCAGACATTTGAATTTGAGGCACTGTTTGGTTAAACTAACCTGGACAAGTGGTGATCTACTGGTTGTACCAATAGTGCAGTGCTCTGACTACATTGATGTATGGTCAAGGTTAAATTGCTTTGCCCCATAGATTTAAGCTGAAGCCTACTTGTATCACTGAAGCAACTAGCCCTTATTTCTGGCAGTTCCTATTGTCAGATTAAGGAACATGAAGTGCTGTATATTGTCATAGCACACCTACGCATTctttttaattcctaattatAGCCAGAGTCTCAGATTCTCAATGACCGGCATATAAAACAGACACTTATAGAGAAATACATGACACattgaaaagtgaaaacacTTAAGGAACCCACAAATCCGTCTTTCATTTCCTCCAAGGAAGATGAAAAAGCATCCTATTTCTTATTGAGCACATGTATGGAAGGATTAGGTCTTTGTGTGGTTTATGTAAGTGATTTAGTAATTGAGATACTTACCCTCCAACATATTGAAGAAGCTCTTTCTGTTTTGGTGCAACTGCATCTCGATTCCTATCCTGTACTATCAGTTCAAGCTCATCTATACCAGCTTCCAGCTTGTTAAGCAGTTCAACTCCATGTTCTTTCTTTGATTCAGCTAAACCAGATACAATTAAAGTCTTCCCTTGCTTCAGAGCTCGAGACGCCTGCCTCACATTCTACATTCCATGTAAAGTAAATCAATTTTTATCCCTAAGGGAAATGAAACATAAAATCCCATGCACAAGCCGCATAGACAAGAATCTTTAATCTTATGTCTTACTCTTTCCACAGAGTCAAGTGCCTTGACTCCAGCAATCTTGAGACTCTCTGTGATATCTTCAAGTGGTTTTTGCACTTCTCTAATGGCCTTATTGTCAATAGGAAGAGCATATCTCAACAATGCCCCAGGATCCTTAATTGGAGGTCCAGAAATCAAAACAGACAGATCAGACAATGCAGGAGTAGCTGCTTGGGCAATGGTGGGACCCTCCAATGTAGGAACTCCTGTTATTAACCCAACCGCCAGTGCAATAGATATTGCACACTGCTTCAAGGAAAATGACCTCCCattctgcaccaaaatataactCAATAAGCTTTGGTGCAGCAATCTAAAGTCACATTGTAAACATAAGAACACAAGgtcaagagaaaacaaataaagtaCATAAACTGttatttgtttaaattgaaAAGAACAGAAAAATAGAAGTACATACAGATAACAACTTAGAAACTTAGCATAGCATATGATTCCTAACTATT
The nucleotide sequence above comes from Glycine soja cultivar W05 chromosome 11, ASM419377v2, whole genome shotgun sequence. Encoded proteins:
- the LOC114376658 gene encoding peptidyl-prolyl cis-trans isomerase CYP38, chloroplastic-like, giving the protein MAAIIPCHYCASLSPRWFTSNNTHSRRLSYPLRGLRGLNARCSYQPPHHSESPNNHNGRSFSLKQCAISIALAVGLITGVPTLEGPTIAQAATPALSDLSVLISGPPIKDPGALLRYALPIDNKAIREVQKPLEDITESLKIAGVKALDSVERNVRQASRALKQGKTLIVSGLAESKKEHGVELLNKLEAGIDELELIVQDRNRDAVAPKQKELLQYVGGVEEDMVDGFPFEVPEEYQNMPLLKGRAAVDMKVKVKDNPNLDECVFHIVLDGYNAPVTAGNFVDLVERHFYDGMEIQRADGFVVQTGDPEGPAEGFIDPSTEKIRTIPLEITVNGEKAPVYGSTLEELGLYKAQTKLPFNAFGTMAMARDEFEDNSASSQIFWLLKESELTPSNANILDGRYAVFGYVTENEDYLADLKVGDVIESIKVVSGLDNLVNPTYKIAG